The following nucleotide sequence is from Capra hircus breed San Clemente chromosome 16, ASM170441v1, whole genome shotgun sequence.
TAATCAGGGAGCCTTTGAAGGAAGTGGGGGCACCCGACGCTGCTGATGGTGAGATAAAGCCTGAGAAGGGAATTGCGTGCAGGCTCACCTTCTGGACAGGGTGGTTTCATGGCTTTGCTGAGCAGACCAGCCTGATCGGAATGGAATCAagagctggggaaggaggagctcaagggttcagtggttaggaatttTGCTTTTAGAGTTTAGCtataaagggaagaaagagatgaAACAGGTTGGAAGAGTAAGCCTAGTCGAGAGAGTTCTGGGTTTTGTTCAGATGGATGGAAAGAACCACATGCTTGAACACAGCTTGTAGGAAAAAGCCACAGAAGAGCATGCTGATGGTGCTGTGGagagaggatggagggaggggttCCAGTGTCTGTGTGGTCTGTTGGCCTTGGGAGCAGAGGCACTTCCTTGAAAGTGGCTGGAGGAAATGCCCAGGACAGGGATGGAGCAAGCGGAAGCTCTCTTCTGATTATTTCCTCTTACTCTGTGAAATGGATCCGGGTATTGCTGAGTGGGGGCATAGGGAGTAGGCAGGGGTCGGGGGTTTGACATGGAAGGAGAAGCTAAGAAATGCGGGCAGGATGATGCATGGGCTCCTACGGTCACGTGAACTTAGTCCAGTGCAGAATCTAGCAGCCTGGCAGGGCCACAGAGGTGGACATGGAGACCCCACCTGACAGTGAGTGTTTCAGGTGCTGTGATCAAACTTGTTCCTTTTTCACttactttcagatttttttttttccagcaactTACTCAAGCACCACTATTTAGATTCCTTATGATCTGTCTTAGATAACTTCCTCTGCCCCCCATGCCCATGTGTTAGTACATTCCggaattatattttcatataaggCAGAGAGTAACCTTTAGATTATCTCATTTTATAAGATGTTCTTATTTTGCCTTCAGTGATTGATAGTTGAGAATCAACTGAGAGGTGAGACAAAAGGAGGATCAGAgttatcttttttctcctttgtaatgTTTATTTATCTAGCctcaccaggtcttagttgcacctCTCAGGatgtttagttgtggcatgtgaagtCCCAgttgcggcttgtgggatctagttccctaaccagggatcaaacccgagccctctgcattgggggtatggagtcttagccacgggaccaccaaggaagtctccaaAGTTATCTTTTGTAGCTCACAACTATTTGAGGCTTATTAATTTCGAACCAAAGTCAAAGAAGTACATTATATTGTTATTTTCAGGTCCGGACTTTCCAGATTAACTCTGAGTATTTTGCCTTGAGATCTGTGGGtattagaagagagaaaaaaaaaaccggcTTGCGTTTAACGGAGAGCGCCTTTGCAGCTGTGGAAGAGTTAGTGAGCATTTCTAGCGGTGAGTGATACAAACTGATGTAGTCTAGCGTTCATCCGCTAGAGCCTCAGAGGATTACTGTTAATGATCAGAGTCCTAAAGACGATGGCTCATGTCAGGGTCAATGTTTCTTTCCCCTCCAGAAGAAGCAGACAGCTGCCCTGTCATTCTGGTTTGTGGCTGCCAGGACATTGGAAAGTCAACATTTAATAGATACCTCATTAACCAGCTGTTAAATAGGTAAGAGTGTTTTTAATCCTGTTGTGACATATTGCCAGACTTTCAGCAGGAGGTAGGATTTTTGATTTGAGAAGCTAGATGGGAATGCATCTCAGCTCCTCTGTGGAGATGACATACAACTCTGTGCAAAGCCGCTCAGCTGAGGGAGGCCTCCTGGTTGTACCGTTTGGGGGTGCAGCTATGGCACTCCCAGGTGTACCCACCTTGCCTGTCGGGGAGCTCACAAGAGCCATCAGTTGATCTCAGAATCTGTTTTTGTCCAAACCCAGAAAGTCAGAGCAGGGATAAAGTCTGtcgtatttaaaaaataaagtttgaggaAAGGCAGAGTTGTATCCATATAGTGAATGGACACTGTAGCCAGGCCTGCATCCCGTTTTCTCTTCGCTGATGTTTTCTCTATGCTAGTGTCATCTTTGGAGCATTCTGCCTGCAAGGCTGTGTGGGGTGGGGTATGCCTGTGTGTCACGTAAACTCTTTATGTTCTGATTTGCCTTGGACACGGTAAATGAAACgagttaagatttctttcttttaaattttcagtaTATCCTGCGTTGATTATTTGGAATGTGATCTGGGGCAGACAGAATTTACTCCTCCGGGTTGCATTTCTTTGCTTAATATTACAGAACCAGTTCTAGGTATGTATTCTGCATTGCTTAAATGTCTTGGTTTTACACAGTACAAAAGTAATGATGCAAGAGCATCAGAGTACAGAAGCATAAAGtataaaaaaatgaacacatCTCCCCATGAAACTTACGGTCTTCCCATAAGAATTCCTCTGGTCTCAAAAAAACACCCCTAAAAACCCAATGATACCTTTCTAGGGTTCTATTTTAATAAATGGAACTACCATccgttttattttatgtaaattagaAACACTTTCCTCTAATACGAGCATCTTACATAATGCTACACAATGATCTCAACCAAGAAATTGACATGGATATAATACTATTAACCTATAGGTTTTTTTCAAAATCCATTAGTTACCCTACTAATACCCTTTTTATGTTTCAGAATCCAAATCAGAGTTCCATGctgctttttttaataaaaaatgtacaTAACATGTTGTTTATCATTTTGACTATTGATACATGTACAGTACCGTGCCATCAAATACATTCAAAGCGCTGGATAATCATTATCACTGTCTACCTCCAAAACATTTTCCTTGTCCTGGACTGAAATGCTGTGTCTGTTAAATAACAGTGCATCCCCTTCCAGCCTCTGAGGACCTCTGGTGTGCTGCCTGTCCCTCCCTGTGAATCTGCCTGTTCTGGGCACCTCATCTAAGCGAAATCATGCAGTACTTATGCTCCTGTGTCAGGCTGTTTTCACTAAGTATAAGGTTTCAAGATCTGTTCATattgtttggtcgctcagtcatatctgactctttgcaaccccatggactgcggcacgcctggctcccttgtccttcaccgtctcctggagcttgctcagactcatgtccattgagttgtagCATATATCAAAATTAACTCCTTATTGTGGCTGAAAATCATGCCAATGTATGTGTATCACATTTTGTctatctttttaactttttatttatttatttttgatggtgctgggtcttcattgctacacatggtctttcttgagttgcagcaagtgggggctactctttgttgtggtgggcAGGCTTTTTatcttggtggcttctcttgttgcagcatacaggctctagggtgccagggcttagttgctccacgacaTGTGGAATCATCATGGATCAAACTCTcctctgtactggcaggcagattccaccACtggtctaccagggaagcccctgtattgGTTCTAGTTTTCTGCCTGCTGTGACTAATGGTGCCATGAACATTGGTTACAACTATCTGTTCAAGCCACCACTTTcaattcctttggatatatatatatacacacatacatacacacccacGAGTGgtcatgtttaactttttaagaaactgccagactgttcTATAGCAGCTGCACTGTTTTACGTTGCCATCAGTAATTCACAAGGGTTCTGATTTCTCTACATCTTCAACAATACTTGTTATTTTGATTATGGCCTTTCTTGTGGATGGAAGTAATCTCTTTTTGgtcttggtttgcatttccctaatgactaacaGTGTTGAGCctcttggagaaatggctatttTAGTCCTTTGCCCACTGTTGAATtgggttctttgtttttgttgagttttaggagttctgtATATATTCTGGGTGTTAATTCTTTGCTAGATATGCAATTTGCAGATACTTTgtcattttgtttgcttttgataATATCCTTCAATGCacaaaagttcttaatttttatgttttttgccGCCTATGCTTTTTGGATCATCCATGAAGTTGTTACTAAATCTAGTCTCATAAAGATTTTCcataatgttttcttctaggaattttgcaAGTTTTACCTCTAGCACTTAGGTCTTTGATCagttttgagttaaattttgtgTTTGACACAAGAAAAGGGTCTCACTTCATCCTTATGTACACAAATGTCCAGTTTTCACTATCTGTTCTTTCCACAATGAATGGTCTTGACACCCATGCTGAAAATCATCTGACCACACCCATACAtccatgcatgctgagttgcttcagtcatgtccgactttttgcgaccccatggtctgtagcccgccagccttctctgtccatgggattctccaggcaagaatactggagtgggttgccatgcccttctctaggggatcttcccaacccagggatggaacctgcagttctatgtctcctgcattggcgggtgggttcttcaccactagcgccacctgggaagcacatgcACGCaaggattttttgtgtgtgtgctctttattCCATTGGTTTACATACACATAGCCCTTAGGCGAGTACCACACTTTTAATTACTGTATCTTCGTAAgaagttcaaaattgggaaatgtggatcctccagctttattcttttttcaagatTGGTCATTTTGAGACCCTTTACAATTCCATGTGACTATTAGAATAGGCTTTTTCATTTCTGGGGAAAGGGCTGttagaattttgatagggattgtattcaGTCTTGTTTTTCACTTGACTGGAtggcgaggcatgtgggatcttagttccccgaccttGGGTTGAACCcacgcccctgcagtggaagcagaatcttcatcactgggccaccagggaagtcccaaggattgCATTCAATCTGTAGATGAGGTAGTATTAACATTTTCCTATCCATGAACACAGAAtgtctttctaattttttatgtcatctttaatttctttaagcaatattttacctccttggttagatTCACTTCTAAGGATTTATTCTTTAGTTATTGTAAATGCAATTGCTATTCTGATTCCCTTTTCAGATTGTTAATTGCTGGTATGTAGGAACATAACTGATTTTTATgggattttgttgtttgtttttgttttttcttatttaaagttttttgtgtgtgtatgtggtgtgtgtggggtttttttaaacaatcttttgttgttgttgtttttggccatgcagtACAGATTGTGAGATCTTAGATTCCCCAATCAGGCATCAAAGCCAGGCTCCCAgtagtggaagcgcagagtcctaaccgttggaccgccagggaattcctctcTTTTAGCTGGTTTCGTTGTTCCTCTTTTTACATTTTCTCTGttctacttaatttttttcccctttctaccatatttttaaaaacaaggacaCTGATAGATCATCATAAATAATACAGCCACCAAAATCAGGACAGTGACATTGCCATAGTATAGTTAGTTGGTTTTGTCCATTTTGTCTCAGTCATCTGTGTAGGCCCAGTGTATACTTAAAAATCTTGAGTCTTCTTTAATATGGAGACTGTTATCTGGCTTTTCTAATCTTCTGTGACCTTAACAGTTTGAAGAGTACATTTGTGGGTTTTCCCATATTTAGATTTAGAAGTGACGCTGTGATCTCTGTGTTGTACCAACATGCTGTCAGTTTTTCCTGTTAACAGAGACGTTAGCTTTGATCAGTTGCTTAAAATAGTGTTTTCTGATCTAACTAGGTGTGGTGTTTTCGTTTTCTTCTGGGTGTCATTGCTTCCAAAGCCTCTTGGTGGACAGTTAGGGAATATACATATACTTAAACCCATACATgtcatatatgtacatacataataTGTGTGCGTATTTGTGCacacatatgtaaatacatatcTTCATGTCTTTGTATaggtttctgtttattaagaGCCATGAATTTGCACTGATCATTCTtttctcgttttttttttttttttttttttgccaatctCTATGGCTTTTGGGAtcttgtttcctgaccagggaaccAACCCGGTCCCCTGCAGTAGAGGCacaaagtcctaaccattggaccagcaAGGAATGGTGATTATTCCGAGTCTAATCTCACACCCAGGGTGCATCCTAGTTAACCTTCCCCCTTCCACATTTATCAGCTCCTTTTCCAATGGTGAGAACCCTGGCTGCAGTTATTCTCagtgtatttatatatttgttcattCCCTTTGTATTTGCTCAGTCCCCAGACCATGCAGGCCACTCTCAGTTGTGGGCTGCCCCAGGTCCCCTGACTCCAAGCTTGAGGGGCGCCTCACTGGCTCTTCCCTAGGTGGCCTCACACCAGCCACACTAACCAAGGCCCTTGTGACTGTGTTGCGACATGGTCCTGGTCACCTGCCTGCCATGTGTGCTGGCCCTGGCCGCAGCCCTGACCAGAGGGGATGGGAAGCAACTCGGGCTGGACAGACTGCTGTTGTGATGAGGGTGTGTCCTCTCAAGCTGACTGCTTGAGTTCAAGTCCCACTGATCCCTACTAGCAGTGTGACCTTGGTCAAGGTAATCTCTTTCTCAGCTTCCTCGTCTGTAAAAATCGAGAAAGTAAATACTACCTGTGTCATAGGGGTTTATGAAAACTAGAGACTCTGTGTAGCACATGTAGGACATAGTAAGTACTGCATTCCGGCAAGTGATTACTGTTGTTATTAATTATTGTGTGTAAGCCCTGTGGGGGTGTTTTTTCTGTTGACAGATGTGTCCTAAGTATCTAGAACAATGCCCAGCATGCAGTAGATGTCCGgtagatgtttgttgaatgaatggccATACTAGGACGTAGTTGGGGTTAACTGTGTATAAATGCAGGCGTGTCTCTGTTTGAAGTTGAAAGCTTAGATTTCCAAAAGTGAGAGCATAGCTATTCCTAGTGGCCGCATGGGCTCAGATTTCCTGAGCAGCTTCGTCAGGGATCATGGCTGGACCATAACCCTTGCCACCTCTTAGGTTCTCATGGATTAATGACTCTCACCTTTATCTTCTTAGGACCACCTTTCACCCACCAGAGGACGCCCCAGAAAATGGTCTATTATGGGAAAACTTCTTgtaaaaacaactttgaaaactATATTGAGGTAATAAAGTATGTTTTCAGCTCCTACAAGCGAGAGTCCCCTCTTATCATCAACACCATGGGCTGGGTGGCAGGTAAGTCCATGGAGGCGCATCTGGCAGAAAGGGTTGGGTGATGGGAACGGGTGCGTGTGTGGCTTTCAGACGTCAGTGCTGAAGCCCGGTCCTTAGGAGGCTCCTCATCTCAGCCTCTCATGGGTACGTATCACTGCCCAGGTGCAATGACGGGGCTCTGTCGTTTGCTTTCTCTCAGACCAGGGTCTCTTGCTCCTTATTGACCTGATCCGCCTGCTGTCGCCCAGCCACGTCGTCCAATTTAGCTCGGACCGGAGTAAATACATGCCGGACCTCACCCCTGACTTCGTGGACGACATGGACGGCTTGTACACAAGACGCAGGTCCAGAGTCAGAAACAGAGGTTTCCACCTGCCTGAATTTGCCGAGAGTTTGGAGTTTGCTGACGAAGAAAAAGAAAGTCCAGTTATGTCTACAGGATACAAGCTGATATTCGTAAAGTCGGAGTTTGTGACTGGAAAAACGTCCAGGAATAGGTAAGCAGACCATcatggctggagaattccattttcTTCAGTCTGACAAGGCCTTCTGTCCTCAATTCCTTCAAAGGGGTCAGTCCCCTAAAATCTTTCCAGTCTCTGTCAGAGCTACCCGTTTACAGAGAAGAGTCAGGTCTGTTCCGAATGGTTCCTTTCCCAGTGGAAATGCCCAGAATTGGCCTCCAGATCTGCTTGCCCCTCTAGGAGCTTTGACCTGAAGGATCTCCAGTGGGTTTATGGAGAGGCAAGGTCTACAGGTCCCGAGGTTGGGACGTGGGCTGTGTCAGGACAGGTGGGCCCTGTCTCGGAGCGGGAGGTAGGCCTCTCACCTTCTTCTGATTTACTTTTCAGAGAATCACATAATAGAGTCCTTCGTGAGCTGGCGGTGCTGGGTTACCTGAGCCAGTTGCAGCCCCCAGTGCCGAAGCCACTGCGTGCCTTACACGGTCTGACCCCCTATCAGGTAACCTGAGCTCTCAGGGGGATTGTCTGGCTTCCTGTGTGCCCGTCTCCCCTCTTTACACCCCTTCACTTGTGTCATCCTCAGCCCTGAGGTGTTGATGTGGCaactgtgcccattttacagtCGGGAGCTGAGGGATCCAGTGGGAGTGGATCCACCTCCAGAGGGGCTGACCCTGGTTTCCATCCTGACCAGGAATGTTCTGCCTAATACCAGAGGTGGCCCTGTGACCACACCCTGCAGCCCAGCTCCGCCCTTCTGCTGACTGGCTGTGTGTGACTCGGGCTGTGAGTGGTGGTGACAGGCCTCGTAGAATGCGCGTGCCTGGAGAGCGCTCGTAACGTGTTTCAGATATATTGTCACAGGTTGATTCTAGCTCTAAAGTATGTGCATCGTGGATTCCAATCTCTGAAGGACTGTTTTGGGAAGAAACCACTATAGTATTAGGGTCCCAGATGATGAAAGAATCGAATAGCATCAGGTATTATTTCTAAGTGCCcaccctgtgctgtgctgtcctGAGGCCCTGTCAttgtccccactttacagatgatggAACTGAGGCTAGGGGCAGATTCAGCTTGCCCATAGGACATAGGAAAGTCTGGGCTGGGACTGGCTGGTGCCCAGGTGGCCTGACTCTGGACCAGAGCCCTCACTCTGCTGTATGGCCTGTGCAGTGCTGAGCGCACAGTGGGCCAGACGCTCTGTTGAGCCTGTGGGGAAGGTGCTGGTACAGACCCTGCTTATAGCTAGAAGACTGGGTGTAGGCAAGCAGGTGGAGATGCTGGGCAGAGGTCACACAGGCAGGGGCTGTGACCAGGGAGTGTGGGGTGGAGGGGCAGCGTCATGTTGCCCAAGTCCAGTGGTGAGATTGGCCCCAGGCTTCCAAGCCCTCTCCACTGAAGAACCCAAGGCAGTTGGTTTAGTGGAGTTTTTGGGTGATTTGCTCCAGTTTATACTCATTGGTGATGCTCTGTAACTGGACTTGAAACTTATCTGGCAGTAATGTAAACTGCCATTTGTTACAAATTCACATTTGTTTTTGAAgcctaaataaaatgtttaacaaaatgcttttctattttaaaagtttgtagTTACCCAGAGAGTTACATGTTAAAGGTAGTCCTTTACTGTGTGCTCCAGGAAGGTGGTCCATTTTTCTTAATTCAGTAATTCCCTTAGGGGGCTTCTCCTCACTCTGTGGATTTTTACTTTCTTCCACCCGGAGACCTGTTGGTGATGAGTTTTCAGTCTCCCTCCTAACTTCCGCTCATGCGGGCGTCCCCGAGTTCGCATCTCATGTGTCTCTTTAGGCAGAGTTGCAGGCGTTCAGTTTAGATTTCTAGCAAGTGTTGTTGGTGTGCAGGAGCTTTGTGTAATTTTCCTCGGTTCGCAGTCTAAAGCAGTGAAACACTAAACAATTTCCATTCCGTTTAGATATGTTTTGGTGGGCAGTTTGGCAGATAAAACTTCAGATAGATGACTCATCAACTTGTAGAAACTACTAACACAAGGAGTATTTCGAGTCAGATCACTGGATGGGGTGCGTGTGTGTCCTCCAGGTCCCTTTCAATGCCGTTGCGCTCCGGATCATCCATGCTGACGTGGCTCCCACCCACATCCTGTACGCTGTGAACGCCAGCTGGGTTGGGCTCTGCAAGATCCTGGATGACGTCAGGGGATACGCCAGCGGGCCCATCCTGCTTGCCCAGAGTCCCATCTGCGATTGTGTGGGGTTTGGTGAGTCTGAGAGGAAAATCTGAGTGTAAACCTACTCAAATTGACCCACCTGAGCAGCTATAGATTGGTGGGGCTTGACCTTGTTGCTGTCGTTTGCCTGGAGTGGTCAGAGAGCTTGTCTGTCCTCTGTGAAGTGGGCcctcgggggtggggggcaggaaggAAGCGGTTCTTATTTGCTTGTCCTGCCAGCTCCTCGAAACACAGGAGTCCTCAAGGCCTGGCCGGGCCTCCCTCTCATCTGACATGTTTGCTGCGGCTCTCAGTCCATTGTAGGCTGACCTCTGTACATGCTCTCGAGCACAGTGCCAGAGCTCCAAGCTCGTGTTACCAGTCATTTTTCTGCTTAGTTGTCTCTCTGGCATCTAGGACTTCACTCCAACACTGAGGTCCTGATAGATCCATCAGCCGTTCCCTGACATTCCGCCCGCAACTCCTCCTACCCTGCACTGACCGTGAATGGTCCTTGAAAGATTCACTCTGTATTTGGGTCAGGCCCCTGTGTCCTGCTTGGCACCTCTTTGTTTTGTTCATCATAGTCCACACACCAGCCTGATGCCTTCTGGTTTCAGAGTGTCAGACTCCTCAGTCTCATCTGTTCTCACCACGCGCAGGGGCTCGGGAGTTGAGGGGcgcgggtttagttgctctgcagcacatggaatcctcctggaccagggatggaacccatgtcccctgcattggcaggtggattcctttccACTGTAGCACCAGGGACGTTAGAAAACTCATAAGCCGTTCTGCAGTTCTGAGTGGTGGGGAGGATGATCTTGTGTGTTGTGTGTCCTCAAGGTATTTGCAGGGGGATCGACATGGAGAAGAGGCTTTACCACATCCTCACTCCCGTGCCCCCAGAGGAGCTGAGACACGTGAACTGTCTGCTGGTTGGAGCCGTGTCCATCCCACAGTGTGTTCTCAAGAGCCAGGTGTGTGCAGCCCTGGAGCTCGCTGGCCATGTCCATGGCAAAGTGCGGACCTGAAGTTGGGGCGGGAGTCACAGAGCAGGTTCTTGTTTGGGAAGCTTATACTCCTTCGTAGAGATGGACAAGGCCAGGTGACATGTCCGCATGGCCTGAAGGTCTGGGGCGTGAGTCCCCGTCACCTCGGGCAGGAGCCCTGGGTGGAGCCGTCATCGCAGGCGTGAGTGTGGGAGAAAAAGGACAGAGGTAGTGACCCCAGGGTGACCCTTTCTGAAGATAGTCTTCAGAGGCTTCTGTGGGAAGGTCATGGAAAGTCACATTGGCCAAGGCCATCCATGTGGCCCCAAACCAAACGGCAGGACCTGTAGGCAGCTGAGGAGGCAGCCGGTGTCCCCCTTGTCACCTGTTGGTTCAAGAGAGAGCCCCATCTCTTGCTGTTGGACATGTTTGGGGGGTTGAAGTGTAAGTGGGCCCTTCCAAGGAGGGGGAGCTGAGGATCTTAGGAGCGATCTAATACTGTCTTCCATCTTGGCCAGATTCTAAGTGTCCCCACATGTtttctctgtgtttccatttcaGGGTGGGCTCGAAGGGACCATACCTTATGTCACGACAGATTATAATTTTAAGCTTCCTGGAGCATCAGAGAAGATTGGAGCAAGAGAAAGTGGGGCAACGTATAAAGAGAGAGGACATCCCAAACCTAAGTTTTATCGAAAAACATACTGATGTTCTTAATACAGGAAGGACTTTCCTCCCAGAAAGCTTGACCATCTCCAGCCTGACATCAGTGGACGATGGGGTTCTGTGACCATGAACAGAACAGCGTGCTTACGTAGCAAACTGCAGTGTTTCCTACGTAGCTCATGGATGCATTTAGAGTACGTATACTCTTTAATCGACATGACAGAGGTTTTCCCTAGTCTTCTGTTTCGTTTTCTGAAGGAATCAAGAAGCAGGGACGAGTTCGTGCACCATTGAAACAGAACATGGTCGATTCCTCATGAAGTGTTTCAAGGACCTGGTTGCTGGTATCTGGGTAAAAATAGAGAAACCGGGCCACAGAAATGTCTCAAAGGGAAAAGCAGGACATCTGGTGGGATGGAGAACATAGAAGGGTACAGAGTTGCCCTGTGGTCCTTGCTTCGGGGGTGCTTCCAGCCCTGCTCACTGGATGCTCCCCAGCCTCTTCCATACACATGGGTTGAGGATTATGCTTATATTTGGTGTTAAATTTATTCAAGGTTTCATAGATAAAAGTTTGCCTCAAGAgcccttcaattttaaaaatcggATGCTGAAAACTTTTACCCTGAAAAAATGCTCTCAAACCCAGGAAGCCTGTCCTGGGGCCTCTTTAAAACTCGGTTTGTCCTGATTGACTTTTATCTGAGATGAAAAATGCACAGTGAGCAGAGCCGGAAACCAGGCTGTTTGGACCAAGGCCCAGCGGAGCGGCTCCTGCTGTTGGTTTCGGTGGTGGTGCTGGACTCCCAGGGGCTTCAGAGGAAATGGTGGGCCCTCCTTCTTCATCTTCTCCCTGGAGTCAGCATTCTTTAACCTCCAGGGTTGGAAATGGTTTGGTAAACAGGCCGGCCAGTTCACATCACATCATGTCTGCGTTTAGGACCCTGAGATGCCTACAGAAGCAGCATTTCGTCCTGGTGCTCTGAATTCCAGCTTCTGAG
It contains:
- the NOL9 gene encoding polynucleotide 5'-hydroxyl-kinase NOL9 codes for the protein MADSLLLLKRVPSRHTWLRARKARPQLILSRRPRRRLRNLRWRSRRRLRRRLLQAQAAGADWLQGGCLVSGAAALQRLKTSARRRASSPEPAEDPVPSGPAILPIPPVRPAGSGRAVLLLPLGQGFTFSGICRVTCLYGQVQVFGFTISQGQPAQNVFSTYTHSRLTINAVHYSVHEKSKKEMKREARVLLRPYLNQDDRYCLMSSFSPLCSIVLLERLKTSTVNFIISHPGLSYIFVQEVRTFQINSEYFALRSVGIRREKKKTGLRLTESAFAAVEELVSISSEEADSCPVILVCGCQDIGKSTFNRYLINQLLNSISCVDYLECDLGQTEFTPPGCISLLNITEPVLGPPFTHQRTPQKMVYYGKTSCKNNFENYIEVIKYVFSSYKRESPLIINTMGWVADQGLLLLIDLIRLLSPSHVVQFSSDRSKYMPDLTPDFVDDMDGLYTRRRSRVRNRGFHLPEFAESLEFADEEKESPVMSTGYKLIFVKSEFVTGKTSRNRESHNRVLRELAVLGYLSQLQPPVPKPLRALHGLTPYQVPFNAVALRIIHADVAPTHILYAVNASWVGLCKILDDVRGYASGPILLAQSPICDCVGFGICRGIDMEKRLYHILTPVPPEELRHVNCLLVGAVSIPQCVLKSQGGLEGTIPYVTTDYNFKLPGASEKIGARESGATYKERGHPKPKFYRKTY